The following proteins come from a genomic window of Sphaerisporangium rubeum:
- a CDS encoding DUF2017 family protein codes for MSTGFRAARGGGVTIDLDAGEASILRSLVAQILGLVQPAAVSDDPLERALGIGAAEEPSDPVLARLFPSAYADDDKAASEFRRYTEATLRDGKRSDAETLLGTAEQGRVELTGEQAGAWLRALNDVRLALGVRLEVTEEIHDELAEMREDDPRYPAFVTYDWLTYLQDTLVRALW; via the coding sequence GTGAGCACGGGGTTCCGCGCGGCGCGCGGCGGCGGCGTCACCATCGACCTCGACGCCGGCGAGGCGTCGATCCTGCGTTCCCTCGTGGCGCAGATCCTCGGCCTGGTGCAGCCGGCCGCGGTCAGCGACGACCCGTTGGAGCGGGCCCTCGGCATCGGCGCGGCGGAGGAGCCGTCCGACCCGGTGCTCGCCAGGCTGTTCCCCTCGGCGTACGCCGACGACGACAAGGCCGCCTCGGAGTTCCGCCGCTACACCGAGGCCACGCTGCGCGACGGGAAGCGCTCGGACGCCGAGACTCTGCTGGGGACGGCCGAGCAGGGCCGGGTGGAGCTGACCGGTGAGCAGGCCGGCGCGTGGCTGCGCGCGCTCAACGACGTGCGGCTGGCGCTCGGCGTGCGGCTGGAGGTCACCGAGGAGATCCACGACGAGCTGGCCGAGATGCGCGAGGACGATCCTCGGTACCCGGCGTTCGTCACCTACGACTGGCTGACCTATCTGCAGGACACGCTCGTCCGGGCACTTTGGTAG
- a CDS encoding Mov34/MPN/PAD-1 family protein, whose product MLTIARELADKIIAHAWADHPDEACGVIAGPAGSDRPERFVPMENAERSPTFYRFDSTEHFKVWREMDDRDEEPVVIYHSHTSTEAYPSRTDVSYAGEPNAHYVLVSTADPGDVQFRSFRIVDGEITEEPVEIVG is encoded by the coding sequence ATGCTGACGATCGCACGGGAGCTGGCGGACAAGATCATCGCGCATGCGTGGGCCGACCACCCGGACGAGGCCTGCGGAGTGATCGCCGGGCCCGCCGGCTCGGACCGGCCCGAGCGTTTCGTGCCGATGGAGAACGCCGAGCGTTCCCCCACGTTCTACCGCTTCGACTCCACCGAGCACTTCAAGGTGTGGCGCGAGATGGACGACCGCGACGAGGAGCCGGTGGTGATCTACCACTCGCACACCTCGACCGAGGCCTACCCCTCGCGCACCGACGTCTCCTACGCCGGCGAGCCGAACGCGCACTACGTCCTGGTGTCCACCGCGGACCCCGGCGACGTGCAGTTCCGCTCCTTCCGCATCGTGGACGGCGAGATCACCGAGGAGCCGGTCGAGATCGTCGGCTGA
- a CDS encoding MoaD/ThiS family protein, protein MAIEVRIPTILRTYTDGAKSVNADGATLSDLLGDLDNRHPGLRERIVDDGGLRRFVNVYLNDEDVRFLGGLDTPVADGDTVTVLPAVAGGAR, encoded by the coding sequence ATGGCCATCGAGGTTCGCATTCCGACCATCCTCCGCACCTACACCGACGGCGCCAAGTCGGTGAACGCCGACGGAGCCACCCTGTCCGACCTGCTCGGCGACCTGGACAACCGCCACCCGGGTCTGCGCGAGCGCATCGTGGACGACGGCGGCCTGCGCCGCTTCGTCAACGTCTACCTCAACGACGAGGACGTCCGGTTCCTCGGCGGCCTGGACACCCCGGTCGCCGACGGCGACACCGTGACGGTGCTGCCCGCGGTCGCGGGCGGCGCGCGCTGA
- a CDS encoding PLP-dependent cysteine synthase family protein has translation MRFDSLTESVGHTPLVGLPRLSPSPDVRLWAKLEDRNPTGSVKDRPALWMIQEAEKDGLLTPGCTILEPTSGNTGISLAMAAGLKGYKLICVMPENTSEERRQLLRMWGAQIISSPAAGGSNEAVRVAKGLAAENPSWVMLYQYGNPANWRSHYESTGPELLEDLPSITHFVAGLGTTGTLMGVGRFLRERVPGVSIVAAEPRYGELVYGLRNVDEGFIPEIYDAEVLTTRYSVTSADALRRTRELLSAEGIFAGVSTGCALHAALGMAAKAVKAGERADIAFIVADGGWKYLSTGAYEGTLDEAEDRLEGQLWA, from the coding sequence ATGCGATTCGACTCGCTGACCGAGTCCGTCGGGCACACCCCGCTCGTGGGGCTTCCCCGGCTGTCCCCCTCGCCGGACGTGCGTCTGTGGGCCAAGCTGGAGGACCGCAACCCGACGGGCTCGGTCAAGGACCGTCCCGCGCTGTGGATGATCCAGGAGGCCGAGAAGGACGGCCTGCTCACCCCCGGGTGCACCATCCTGGAGCCCACCTCCGGCAACACCGGCATCTCGCTGGCGATGGCGGCCGGCCTGAAGGGCTACAAGCTCATCTGCGTCATGCCGGAGAACACCTCCGAGGAGCGGCGCCAGCTGCTGCGCATGTGGGGTGCGCAGATCATCTCCTCGCCGGCGGCCGGCGGCTCCAACGAGGCGGTGCGGGTCGCCAAGGGCCTGGCCGCCGAGAACCCCTCCTGGGTCATGCTCTACCAGTACGGCAACCCGGCCAACTGGCGCTCGCACTACGAGTCCACGGGCCCCGAGCTGCTCGAGGACCTGCCGTCCATCACCCATTTCGTCGCGGGCCTCGGCACCACAGGCACGCTGATGGGGGTGGGCCGTTTCCTGCGTGAGCGGGTGCCGGGGGTGAGCATCGTCGCGGCCGAGCCGAGGTACGGCGAGCTGGTGTACGGACTGCGCAACGTCGACGAGGGCTTCATCCCGGAGATCTACGACGCCGAGGTGCTGACCACGCGCTACTCGGTCACCTCGGCGGACGCGCTGCGCCGCACGCGCGAACTGCTGTCGGCCGAGGGCATCTTCGCCGGCGTCTCCACCGGCTGCGCGCTGCACGCCGCGCTCGGCATGGCGGCCAAGGCCGTGAAGGCCGGTGAGCGGGCCGACATCGCGTTCATCGTGGCCGACGGCGGGTGGAAGTACCTGTCCACCGGCGCCTACGAAGGCACGCTCGACGAGGCGGAGGACCGTCTCGAAGGCCAGCTCTGGGCCTGA
- a CDS encoding thioesterase family protein, protein MTKFDEATGAVRVDATTYDVCLDPGYAIGGPLNGGYLLAALLRAAVDASAYDHPVSTSAQFLRAPATGPAQVLLAPLKTGRTAAMTRATLVQDGTACVEALVTTATLAGEPAAWSAGPPVTMPPPEECLPLPRPRPGSGMTLGERMDLRFDPPTVGWFTGAPTGRPESRAYFRLSEPQDPDPYVLALALDALPPVVFSAGHRGWAPTVELTWHLRALPAPGWLTVVGQGRLIRDGWFDEDVEVWDSAGNLVAQSRQLARLGRG, encoded by the coding sequence ATGACCAAGTTCGACGAGGCGACCGGGGCCGTCCGGGTCGACGCCACGACCTATGACGTCTGCCTCGACCCCGGCTACGCGATCGGCGGCCCGCTCAACGGCGGCTACCTTCTCGCGGCGCTGCTGCGCGCCGCCGTGGACGCCTCGGCGTACGACCATCCGGTGTCCACGTCGGCGCAGTTCCTGCGCGCACCCGCCACCGGCCCGGCCCAGGTGCTCCTGGCACCGCTCAAGACCGGCCGCACCGCCGCGATGACCCGCGCGACCCTCGTCCAGGACGGCACGGCGTGCGTCGAGGCGCTGGTCACCACCGCCACCCTCGCAGGGGAGCCCGCCGCCTGGTCCGCGGGGCCGCCGGTCACCATGCCGCCTCCCGAGGAGTGCCTGCCGCTGCCGCGGCCGCGGCCCGGGTCCGGCATGACGCTCGGCGAGCGCATGGACCTGCGGTTCGACCCCCCGACCGTCGGCTGGTTCACCGGCGCACCGACCGGCCGTCCCGAGTCCCGCGCGTACTTCCGCCTGTCCGAGCCGCAGGACCCCGACCCGTACGTGCTGGCCCTGGCCCTGGACGCGCTGCCTCCCGTGGTGTTCTCCGCCGGCCACCGCGGCTGGGCCCCCACGGTGGAGCTCACCTGGCACCTGCGCGCGCTGCCGGCGCCGGGCTGGCTCACCGTGGTCGGCCAGGGACGGCTGATCAGGGACGGATGGTTCGACGAGGACGTCGAGGTGTGGGACTCGGCGGGGAATCTCGTCGCGCAGTCACGGCAATTGGCCCGTCTTGGCCGAGGTTGA
- the murI gene encoding glutamate racemase has protein sequence MVDIGSVAHAPWVSMLESSGPGPAIGVFDSGVGGLTVARAIIDQLPSEPVLYVADTARQPYGPKRIAQVRAYALEVMDHMVEHDVKMLVIACNTASAAMLRDARERYDVPVVEVIQPATRRAVRATRNGRVGVIATRATIESMAYHDAFAAAPDIRITGVAAPRFVEFVERGETMSDELIEVAREYLRPVVEDGCDTLVLGCTHYPLLTGAISYVMGNEVTLVSSAEETAKDVYRILHDRGLASPSPVIPVHRFRETGDGTLFAHLGRRFLGPEFGTVERALIGDIPGGEAVPAPS, from the coding sequence ATGGTGGACATCGGGAGCGTGGCCCACGCGCCGTGGGTCAGCATGCTGGAATCGTCCGGGCCGGGGCCCGCGATCGGCGTCTTCGACAGCGGTGTCGGCGGGCTCACCGTGGCACGTGCCATCATCGACCAGCTGCCGAGCGAACCGGTGCTCTACGTCGCCGACACCGCACGCCAGCCGTACGGCCCCAAACGCATCGCGCAGGTGCGCGCGTACGCGCTGGAAGTCATGGACCACATGGTCGAGCACGACGTGAAGATGCTGGTCATCGCGTGCAACACCGCCAGCGCCGCCATGCTGCGTGACGCCAGGGAGCGGTACGACGTGCCGGTGGTCGAGGTCATCCAGCCGGCCACCCGCCGGGCCGTCCGCGCCACGAGGAACGGCCGGGTCGGCGTGATCGCCACCAGGGCCACCATCGAGTCGATGGCCTACCACGACGCGTTCGCCGCCGCGCCGGACATCCGCATCACCGGGGTCGCCGCGCCGCGGTTCGTGGAGTTCGTGGAGCGAGGCGAGACGATGAGCGACGAGCTGATCGAGGTGGCGCGCGAGTACCTGCGGCCGGTCGTGGAGGACGGCTGCGACACGCTCGTGCTCGGCTGCACGCACTACCCGCTGCTGACCGGCGCCATCTCGTACGTGATGGGGAACGAGGTCACGCTGGTGTCCAGCGCGGAGGAGACGGCCAAGGACGTCTACCGCATCCTGCACGACCGGGGCCTCGCGTCCCCTTCCCCCGTCATCCCCGTCCACCGCTTCCGCGAGACCGGTGACGGCACCCTGTTCGCGCACCTCGGACGGCGGTTCCTCGGGCCGGAGTTCGGCACCGTGGAACGTGCCTTGATCGGCGACATCCCCGGCGGGGAAGCCGTCCCCGCGCCGAGCTAG
- a CDS encoding MBL fold metallo-hydrolase, with protein MKLTIVGCAGSFPGPDSPASCYLLEAEGFRLLLDFGNGALGVLQRHIGLYDVDAICLSHLHADHCLDLCTYHVVRTYSPERPLPRVPVYAPADAPRRLSAAYGMSEEPGLETAFAFEALRPATYAVGPFEVTTALMNHPVETYGFRVSHGGRSIAYSADTGECPDLVKLAAGADLLLCEASWPDRPDTPPDLHLNGRQAAEHAARAGVGTLVLTHLVPWFDPDVIHRDATRGGFDGTLRLARSGEVYDLG; from the coding sequence GTGAAGCTGACGATCGTCGGGTGCGCGGGGAGCTTCCCCGGGCCGGACAGTCCCGCGTCGTGTTACCTGCTGGAGGCCGAGGGCTTCCGGCTGTTGCTGGACTTCGGCAACGGCGCGCTCGGTGTGCTGCAGCGGCACATCGGGCTGTACGACGTCGACGCCATCTGCCTGTCCCACCTGCACGCCGACCACTGCCTCGACCTGTGCACCTACCACGTGGTGCGCACCTACTCCCCGGAGCGGCCCCTGCCGCGTGTGCCGGTGTACGCGCCGGCCGACGCGCCGCGGCGGCTGTCGGCGGCGTACGGCATGTCCGAGGAACCCGGCCTGGAGACCGCGTTCGCCTTCGAGGCGCTGCGTCCCGCCACCTACGCCGTGGGACCGTTCGAGGTGACCACGGCGCTGATGAACCACCCCGTCGAGACCTACGGCTTCCGCGTCTCGCACGGCGGCCGGTCGATCGCGTACTCGGCCGACACCGGGGAATGCCCCGACCTGGTGAAACTCGCCGCCGGCGCCGACCTGCTGCTGTGCGAGGCCTCCTGGCCCGACCGGCCCGACACCCCGCCGGACCTCCACCTCAACGGCCGCCAGGCCGCCGAGCACGCCGCACGCGCCGGCGTCGGCACTCTCGTCCTCACCCACCTGGTCCCCTGGTTCGACCCCGATGTCATCCATCGCGACGCCACCCGGGGCGGCTTCGACGGCACCTTGCGCCTGGCGCGCAGCGGCGAGGTGTACGACCTCGGCTGA
- the rph gene encoding ribonuclease PH, with amino-acid sequence MARHDGRSPDQLRPVTITRGWLPHAEGSVLVEFGATTVLCAASVQDSVPRWRRGSGLGWVTAEYAMLPRATNTRTDRESVRGKIGGRTHEISRLIGRSLRACVDYKALGENSIVLDCDVLRADGGTRTAAITGAYVALADAVRWMRKRKMCPGDPLVDSVAAVSVGIVGDTPLLDLCYTEDVAAETDMNVVMTGSGEFVEVQGTAEGVPFSRSTLDALLDLATAGCTRLTEHQREALSS; translated from the coding sequence ATGGCACGCCACGATGGACGCAGTCCCGATCAGCTCAGGCCCGTCACGATCACCCGCGGCTGGCTTCCCCACGCCGAAGGGTCGGTGCTGGTGGAGTTCGGCGCCACCACAGTGCTGTGCGCCGCCTCCGTGCAGGACTCGGTCCCGCGGTGGCGCCGCGGCAGCGGGCTCGGCTGGGTGACCGCGGAGTACGCCATGCTGCCGCGCGCCACCAACACCCGCACCGACCGCGAGTCCGTCCGCGGCAAGATCGGCGGCCGTACCCACGAGATCTCCCGGCTGATCGGCCGTTCCCTGCGCGCCTGCGTCGACTACAAGGCGCTCGGCGAGAACAGCATCGTCCTCGACTGCGACGTCCTGCGTGCCGACGGCGGCACCCGCACCGCCGCCATCACCGGCGCCTACGTCGCACTCGCCGACGCCGTCCGCTGGATGCGCAAGCGCAAGATGTGCCCCGGCGACCCCCTGGTCGACTCGGTCGCCGCCGTCTCGGTCGGCATCGTCGGCGACACCCCCCTGCTCGACCTCTGCTACACCGAGGACGTCGCCGCCGAGACCGACATGAACGTCGTCATGACCGGCTCAGGCGAGTTCGTCGAGGTCCAGGGCACCGCGGAAGGCGTCCCCTTCTCCCGCTCCACCCTCGACGCGCTCCTCGACCTGGCCACCGCCGGCTGCACCCGGCTCACCGAGCACCAGCGCGAGGCCCTCTCCTCGTGA
- the rdgB gene encoding RdgB/HAM1 family non-canonical purine NTP pyrophosphatase, with amino-acid sequence MNRVVLATQNPGKIEELRRILAEAHSEIELIGLDKYPEIGDIPETGLTFADNALIKARAVVAVTGLPAVADDSGLCVDALNGMPGVLSARWSGRHGDDAANLALLLAQISDIPAPHRGAHFTCAAALVLPTGEEKVVEGVLNGEIIHTPRGTGGFGYDPIFLPEGETRTTAEMPAAAKDATSHRGRALRELAPHIRDLLAP; translated from the coding sequence ATGAACAGGGTGGTGCTCGCCACACAGAACCCCGGCAAGATCGAAGAGCTGCGCCGCATCCTCGCGGAAGCCCACAGCGAGATCGAGCTGATCGGCCTGGACAAGTACCCCGAGATCGGCGACATCCCCGAGACGGGCCTGACCTTCGCCGACAACGCTCTGATCAAGGCCCGCGCCGTCGTGGCGGTCACCGGCCTCCCCGCCGTGGCCGACGACTCGGGCCTGTGTGTGGACGCGCTCAACGGCATGCCTGGTGTCCTGTCGGCCCGTTGGTCCGGCCGCCACGGCGACGACGCCGCCAACCTGGCTCTGCTGCTGGCCCAGATCTCCGACATCCCCGCTCCGCACCGCGGCGCTCACTTCACCTGCGCCGCGGCTCTGGTCCTGCCGACCGGCGAGGAGAAGGTCGTCGAAGGCGTTCTCAACGGCGAGATCATCCACACGCCGAGAGGCACCGGCGGCTTCGGATACGACCCCATCTTTCTCCCCGAAGGCGAGACCCGTACCACCGCCGAGATGCCGGCCGCCGCCAAGGACGCCACCAGCCACCGCGGCCGCGCGCTCCGCGAGCTCGCCCCCCACATCCGCGACCTCCTGGCCCCGTGA
- a CDS encoding molybdopterin-dependent oxidoreductase yields MENTHGARRTHLWAGGLIGLVGAAVALGVGQLVAGVINPKASPVVAVGDAAVDGSPAAVKDWAIRTFGANDKLVLIIGIVVVLALIAIGLGVLARRRPSWATAGVLGIGLVGAVAAMGRPDAGPLDVLPSVLGAAVGAWALRVLARRAWPYGPATAYEEDAGRSEGDHEETVTEYPQAHPVGELDRRGLFTGVVAGVVVAGVGELAGRGLAGRLNVDKARAGVALPKATRPLAPLPKGVDLRIKDLSPFSTPNKDFYRVDTALVIPQVDPRTWTLKIHGMVDHPVELTFADLLKRPLMESDVTLACVSNDVGGPYVGNARWLGARLADVLRDAGIRSGADMLLSTSSDGWTCGTPVDVVMDGRDALLAIAMNGETLPLSHGFPVRQVVPGLYGYVSATKWVTDIKVTRFDQDEAYWTPRGWSPQGPIKTQSRIDVPRGSSTITAGPTTIAGVAWAQHRGVDAVEVSIDKGPWRQARLAEAPSPDTWRQWVLDGWNATPGNHTIAVRATDATGYTQTDKYAPPAPDGATGWHSILIVVK; encoded by the coding sequence GTGGAGAACACGCACGGAGCCCGGCGCACGCACCTCTGGGCCGGGGGGCTCATCGGCCTCGTCGGCGCGGCAGTGGCACTCGGGGTCGGGCAACTGGTCGCGGGGGTCATCAACCCCAAGGCGTCGCCGGTGGTGGCCGTGGGGGACGCCGCGGTGGACGGGTCGCCGGCGGCGGTCAAGGACTGGGCCATCCGCACGTTCGGCGCCAACGACAAGCTGGTGCTGATCATCGGCATCGTCGTGGTGCTCGCGCTGATCGCGATCGGCCTCGGCGTGCTGGCGCGGCGACGGCCGAGCTGGGCCACGGCGGGGGTGCTCGGCATCGGCCTCGTCGGCGCCGTGGCGGCCATGGGCCGTCCGGACGCCGGCCCGCTCGACGTCCTGCCGTCGGTCCTCGGCGCCGCCGTAGGCGCCTGGGCCCTGCGCGTCCTCGCGCGCCGCGCCTGGCCGTACGGACCGGCGACCGCCTACGAGGAAGACGCCGGCCGGTCAGAGGGAGACCACGAGGAGACGGTCACCGAGTACCCGCAGGCGCATCCCGTGGGGGAGCTCGACCGCCGGGGCCTGTTCACCGGCGTCGTGGCAGGCGTCGTCGTGGCCGGTGTCGGTGAACTCGCCGGCCGGGGACTGGCGGGCCGCCTGAACGTCGACAAGGCCCGCGCCGGCGTCGCGCTCCCCAAGGCGACCCGTCCCCTCGCTCCCCTCCCCAAGGGTGTGGACCTGCGCATCAAGGACCTCTCCCCGTTCTCCACCCCCAACAAGGACTTCTACCGCGTCGACACGGCCCTGGTGATCCCTCAGGTCGACCCGAGGACCTGGACGCTGAAGATCCACGGCATGGTCGACCACCCGGTGGAGCTGACCTTCGCCGACCTGCTCAAACGGCCCCTCATGGAGAGCGACGTCACCCTCGCCTGTGTCTCCAACGACGTCGGCGGGCCGTACGTCGGCAACGCTCGCTGGCTCGGCGCACGCCTGGCCGACGTCCTGCGCGACGCCGGCATCCGCTCAGGCGCCGACATGCTCCTGTCCACGTCCTCCGACGGCTGGACCTGCGGCACCCCCGTCGACGTCGTCATGGACGGCAGAGACGCTCTGCTCGCCATCGCCATGAACGGCGAGACCCTCCCGCTGTCCCACGGTTTCCCCGTGCGGCAGGTCGTGCCGGGTCTGTACGGCTACGTCTCGGCCACCAAGTGGGTCACCGACATCAAGGTGACCCGCTTCGACCAGGACGAGGCGTACTGGACCCCGCGCGGCTGGTCGCCGCAGGGCCCCATCAAGACCCAGTCCCGCATCGACGTCCCGAGAGGCAGCTCCACCATCACCGCCGGCCCCACCACCATCGCCGGCGTCGCCTGGGCCCAGCACCGCGGCGTGGACGCCGTCGAGGTCAGCATCGACAAGGGCCCGTGGCGGCAGGCCCGCCTCGCCGAGGCCCCGAGCCCCGACACCTGGCGCCAGTGGGTCCTGGACGGCTGGAACGCCACCCCCGGCAACCACACCATCGCCGTCCGAGCCACCGACGCCACCGGCTACACCCAGACCGACAAGTACGCTCCACCGGCCCCCGACGGCGCCACCGGCTGGCACTCCATCCTCATCGTGGTGAAGTGA
- a CDS encoding toxin glutamine deamidase domain-containing protein, which translates to MAYNPVVTSDGTRWRDYELAADLPSRPPIPPEGPPTPFSPPDPTWHDRPLHHGPDTTPPDWTVSRGPDTIPPDWTLLPSPNKTPPDWFDRPDRPARLDTCRVYGVPGGFAWPDPQLQQDLCQAVADGVRFPDPRGTWLRLINGEGPGEDPFRAANALDCALAVISTWHGEPVVAAPRRPEYDRVGRPSLQGEPGGVGRAERWLGHTFEYIGQGRRAYTLVSRRVHAAGHGAAAVLITRWPSGGSHAFTALNAAGEVVWADGQRAHTSLEPPTGPVAGVFCVILDRSGHRR; encoded by the coding sequence GTGGCCTACAACCCCGTGGTGACATCCGACGGCACCCGCTGGCGCGACTACGAACTGGCCGCCGACTTACCAAGCCGGCCACCCATCCCACCAGAAGGACCACCCACACCCTTTTCTCCACCCGACCCCACCTGGCACGACCGGCCACTCCACCACGGTCCTGACACCACTCCGCCGGACTGGACGGTCAGCCGTGGCCCCGACACCATACCGCCGGACTGGACGCTCCTCCCTTCTCCGAACAAGACCCCGCCGGACTGGTTCGACCGACCCGACCGGCCGGCACGCCTCGACACCTGCCGCGTGTACGGCGTCCCCGGCGGCTTCGCCTGGCCCGACCCGCAACTCCAGCAGGACCTGTGCCAGGCGGTGGCCGACGGAGTCCGGTTCCCCGATCCTCGCGGCACCTGGCTACGGCTGATCAACGGCGAAGGCCCCGGCGAGGACCCGTTCCGCGCCGCCAACGCACTCGACTGCGCTCTGGCGGTGATCTCCACCTGGCACGGAGAGCCGGTCGTCGCCGCACCCCGCCGGCCCGAGTACGACCGGGTGGGCCGTCCGTCCCTGCAAGGCGAGCCAGGCGGCGTCGGCCGAGCCGAGCGCTGGCTGGGCCACACCTTCGAGTACATCGGCCAGGGCCGGCGCGCCTACACCTTGGTCTCCCGCCGCGTCCACGCCGCCGGCCACGGAGCCGCCGCCGTCCTGATCACCCGCTGGCCCTCAGGCGGAAGCCATGCCTTCACCGCGCTCAACGCGGCCGGCGAGGTCGTCTGGGCCGACGGCCAGCGCGCGCACACCTCCTTGGAGCCACCCACCGGCCCGGTGGCCGGCGTCTTCTGCGTCATCCTCGACCGCTCAGGCCACCGCCGATGA